A stretch of DNA from Rhizobacter sp.:
CTGCTGGAGCTGTGGCGCGAGACGAAGCTCACCGTCTTCATGGTCACGCACGACCTGTCGGAAGGCTTCAACCTCGGCACGCGCCTGCTCGTGTTCGACAAGGTGCGCATCGACCCGCAGGCGCCGCAGGCCTATGGCGCGCGCATCACCTACGACATTCCGCTCAACCAGGGCCGGCTCGCCTCGGGCGCGCCGATCGCGTCGCTGCTGCCCGCGCAGGCCCTGGTCACTTCACAGGAGCCAACATGACGACCCCCGAATCGCTGGCGATCCGCGCCACGCTCTACGAAGAGACCGTTCCCGGCGGCGGCCACACCTCCTTCATCTTGAAGCGCGGCCAGGTGCTGCGCCTGACCGACGTGCAGGGCGGCGCCAACGTGAGCCTGATGCTGCTCAATGCGCACCAGCCGAGCGAGCGCCTCAACCTGCCCGACACGCTCAAGGGCCAGCACACCGCCCGCCTCACCGCCGGCCACTGCCTCTACTCCGACATGGGCCGCGTGCTCGCCGCCATCACCGCCGACAGCTGCGGCTGGCACGACCCCTTCGGGGGGGTGCTCAACGCCGACGAGGTGCGCGAGAAATACGGTGCCGGCCGCTACCAGGAGCTGCGCAACGACTTCTTCCGCAACGGCCACGACAACCTGCTGGTCGAGATGGGCAAGTGGAACCTCGACCTGCAAGACCTGCTGATGGTGGTCAACCTCTTCAGCAAGGTGACGGTCGACGACGAGGGCGCCTTCCACTTCGTTCCCGGCCACTCGAAGCCTGGCGACCACGTGGAGCTCTACGCGCCGATGGACACGCTGGTCGTGCTCACCGCGCTGCAACACCCGATGGACCCGAGCCCCGAATACGCGCCGCGCCCGGTGCAGCTCACTTGGGGCGAAGCGCACAGCGAGGGGCTCAGCCTCGCCTGCCGCAGGTCGCGCCCGGAGAACGAGCGCGCCTTCCACAACACCGAGCGCTTCCATCTCTGAGGAGCCCGCCATGACCACCTCCCTCACCAACAGCGAGCTGCGCGCGGACGACGCTGTCTTCCGCCACGTGATCCCCGCCGGCGAGCCCTACCTCTTCGAGGTGAAAGCCGGCCAGACCGTGCGCCTGCTCGACCTCGAAGGCAACCAGGCCGTCGACACGCTCTTCTACAGCGCCGCCAACCCGCGCGAGCGCTACGACGCGCAGCGCACCATGCGCCGCCAGAACAAGGCCTACCTCACCACCGGCACGGTGCTGTACTCCAACCTCGGCAACCCGCTGCTCACCATCGTGGCCGACACCTGCGGCCGCCACGACACGCTGGGCGGCGCCTGCGCGCAGGAGAGCAACACGGTGCGCTATGCGCTCGGCAAGCGCTACATGCACAGCTGCCGCGACAATTTCCTCTGTGCCTGCTTGCGCGACGGGCGCATGAACAAGCGCGACATCGCCGCCAACATCAACTTCTTCATGAACGTGCCGGTCACGCCCGAAGGCGGCCTCACCTTCGAGGACGGCATCTCCGCACCGGGCAAGTACGTCGAGCTGCGCGCCGAGCGCGACGTGATCGTGCTCATCTCCAACTGCCCGCAGCTCAACAACCCCTGCAACGGCTGGAACCCGACGCCCGCGGAGGTGCTGGTATGGAACTGATGACGCACTGGCGCCGCCTGCGCGCGGCGCTCTACGGCTTCTTGAAGACCCGCGCCGGCCTGTACGGCAGCCCACCCCGGCGCTGACGGCCCGGCACCCCAAGACACCCCGCCGTGGACGACCACGGCGCGCACCTTCCATTTGCGGGACGGCCCGCCCCCATCGAAGGACGCCCCATGTTCGACAAGCTGCTCATTGCCAACCGCGGCGCCATCGCCTGCCGCATCCTGCGCACCTTGCGCACGCTGGGCGTGCAAGGTGTGGCTGTGTTCTCCGAGGCCGACGCGGCCAGCCTGCACATCGCGCAGGCCGATGAGGCGCTGAGCCTCGGTGACGGGCCGGCCGCGCAGACCTACCTCGTCGTCGACAAGATCCTCGCCGCGGCGCGCAAGAGCGGCGCCACCGCCATCCACCCAGGCTATGGCTTCCTCTCCGAGAACGCCGCCTTTGCCGAGGCCTGCGAAGCGGCCGGCATCGCCTTCGTCGGGCCGACGCCGGAGCAGCTGCGCGTGTTCGGCCTCAAGCACACCGCGCGTGCCATCGCAAAGGAACAAGGCGTGCCCATGCTCGAAGGCACCGGCCTGCTCGACGACGTCGGGCATGCGCTGAAGGCCGGCGAGGAAGTGGGCTACCCGGTGATGCTCAAGAGCACCGCCGGCGGCGGCGGCATCGGCATGCGCGTGTGCCGCGACGCACGCGAGCTGGCCGATGCCTTCGATGCGGTGCGGCACCTCGGGCAAAGCAACTTCGCCGATGCGGGTGTCTTCATCGAGAAGTACATCCAGCGCGCGCGCCACCTCGAAGTGCAGATCTTCGGCGACGGCCAAGGCGGCGTGCTCGCGCTCGGCGTGCGCGACTGCTCGGTGCAGCGGCGCAACCAGAAGGTGCTGGAAGAAACCCCCGCACCCAACCTGCCCGCTGGCATGGCCGAGGCCTTGTGCGCCGCGGCGATCCAGCTCGGCAAAGCCGTGAGCTACCGCAGCGCCGGCACGGTGGAGTTCGTCTACGACAGCGAGGCGGAGCGTTTCTATTTCCTGGAAGTGAACACGCGGCTGCAGGTGGAGCACGGCGTGACCGAGCAGGTATGGGGCGTCGACCTCGTGCGCTGGATGGTCGAGCTGGCGGCGGGTGACCTGCCGCCGCTGGCCGAGCTGGCGAAGGGGCTTGCACCGCGAGGCCATGCGATCCAGGCGCGGCTCTATGCCGAAGACCCGGGCCGCAACTTCCAGCCGTCGCCTGGGCTGCTGACGCAGGTGCAGTTCCCGGCCGCCGATGGGCAGGCCTTGCGCATCGACACCTGGGTGGAAGCCGGCTGCGAGATCCCGCCCTTCTTCGACCCGATGATCGCGAAGCTGATCACCTGGGCGCCGAGCCGTGATGAGGCGCGTGCGGCGCTGGACGCGGCGCTTGGCCAGACACAGCTCTACGGCGTGGAGACCAACCGCACGTACCTGCGGCAGATCCTCGCCGATGCGCCGTTCGCGAGCGGCTCGCCGTGGACACGTTGCCTGGAGCAACTCACCTACCGTGCCGACACCGTCGAAGTGCTGGCCGGCGGCACGCAGACCACGGTGCAGGACCACCCAGGCCGACTCGGCTACTGGGCGGTGGGCGTGCCGCCCTCGGGCCCGATGGACAGCCGCGCGCTGCGCCTGGCCAACCGCCTGCTCGGCAATGCGGCCGATGCGGCCGGGCTCGAGATCACGATGAACGGGCCGACGCTGCGCTTCAACACCGCGGCGGTGGTGGCGCTCACCGGCGCGGCGATCGCCATCGAGCTCGATGGCCGGCCCCAGCCGATGGACACGTCGCTCGCCATTCCCGCCGGTGCAGTGCTGCGCCTGGGCAGCATCGCCGGCGCCGGCGCGCGCAGCTATCTGGGCCTGCGCGGCGGCATCGACGTGCCCGACTACCTCGGCTCGAAGAGCACCTTCACGCTCGGCCAGTTCGGCGGGCATGTGGGCCGCGCGCTGCGTGCGGGCGACGTGCTGCACCTCGCCGCGCTCGTTGACGCGTCCGCCGGCACCAGCCTGCCGCCCGCGCTGGGCACTTCGCTCGGCAGCGTGCGCGAGCTGCGCGTGGTCTACGGCCCGCACGGCGCGCCCGAGTACTTCACGCCGGCCTACATCGGTACCTTCTTCGCCACCGAGTGGGAGGTTCACTTCAACTCCAGCCGCACTGGCGTGCGCCTGATCGGCCCCAAGCCCGAGTGGGTGCGCGACAGCGGCGGCGAGGCGGGCCTGCACCCCTCGAACATCCACGACAACCCCTACGCCATCGGCGCGGTCGACTTCACCGGCGACATGCCGGTGATCCTCGGCCCCGACGGCCCGAGCCTTGGCGGCTTCGTCTGCCCGGTGACGGTGATCGAGGCCGACCTGTGGCAGCTCGGCCAGCTGAAGGCCGGCGACAAGCTGCGCTTCGTGCCGGTCGACATCGCCACCGCACGGCGGCTCGCGCAAGCGCGTGAAGACGAGGTGGCGTCACTCACGGCGGTGAGCGTGCCGTGGCAGCCCGCGCCGCTCGCGTCGCCCATCGTGCTCGACCTCGGCACGGGCGACAAACGCCTCGTCGCGCGCCTCGCCGGCGACACGCACTTGCTGCTGGAGATCGGCGACCCCGAGCTCGACCTGGTGCTGCGCTTCCGCGCGCATGCGCTGATGCGCACGCTCGAAGCGCAGGCGCTCGACGGCGTGATCGACCTCACCCCTGGCATCCGCTCGCTGCAAGTGCACTACGCGCCCGACGTGCTGCCGCTCGATCGCCTGCTGCAGACGCTTGCCGGCTTGTGGGATGGCGTGTGCGCCTCGCAAGACCTGCAGGTGCCTTCGCGCATCGTGCACCTGCCGCTGTCGTGGGACGACCCGGCCTGTCAGCTCGCGATCCAGAAGTACATGACCACCGTGCGCAAGGACGCACCCTGGTGCCCAAGCAACCTCGAGTTCATCCGCCGCATCAACGACCTGCCCGACCTCGACGCGGTGCAACGCACGGTGTTCGATGCCAGCTACCTGGTGATGGGCCTGGGCGACGTGTACCTCGGCGCGCCGGTCGCCACGCCGCTCGACCCGCGCCACCGCCTCGTCACGACGAAATACAACCCGGCGCGCACCTGGACGGCAGAGAACTCGGTGGGCATCGGCGGCGCCTACCTGTGCGTGTATGGCATGGAAGGGCCGGGCGGCTACCAGTTCGTCGGCCGCACGCTGCAGATGTGGAACCGCTACCGCGACACCCCTGCCTTCGACGGCAAGCCGTGGTTGCTGCGCTTCTTCGATCAGATCCGGTTCTACCCGGTATCCGCCGAGGAGCTGCTGCGCATCCGCCGCGACTTTCCGCTCGGGCGCTACCCCTTGCGCATCGAGCCCACCACGCTGGCGCTGGCCGACTACCAGGCCTTCCTCGCGCGCGAGGCCGAGGGCATTGCGGCCTTCCGTGCGCAGCAGCAGGCGGCCTTCCATGCCGAGCGCGAACGCTGGATCGCCAGCGGCCAGGCGCATTTCGAGAGCGAAGAAGCGGCCGTGGCCACGGGCGACGAGGTGCCGCTCAAGCCCGGCCAATGCGGCGTCGAGAGCTTCGTGGCCGGCAACCTGTGGCAGCTGCAGGTGAGCGTGGGCCAGAAGGTGGCGGCGGGCGACGTGCTGGTCATCCTCGAGTCGATGAAGATGGAGATCTCACTGCAGTCGCCCTCGGCCGGCACGGTGCGCGAGGTTCGCGTGCAGCCCGGTTCGCCGGTGCGGGCCGGGCAGTACGTGGTGGTGATTGACGAGGCCTGAGGCCGCGACGAGGCGTGAGGTCGCGCTAGAAGGTGAGCTTCACCGACTCGGCGCTGCGCTTGGCCGGGCCGTGGAAGACGGCCTCGACGTTGTTGCCATCCGGGTCGATCACGAAGGCCGCGTAATAGCCGGGGTGGTAAGGCCGCTCGCCGGGCGCGCCGTTGTCCTTGCCGCCACTGGCCAGCGCGGCCTTGTGAAAGGCATCGACCGTCGCGCGGTCTTTCGCCTGGAACGCGAAGTGGTGGCGGCCGGTGAGGTGGCCCTGCGCCGCCTGGCTGTCGGCGGTGGAGACGAAGAGCTCGTCGGCCCAGAAGAAGCCGTCGCCGGTGCCGCCGATCGGGATGCCCAGCACTTCGAGCACGGCCGTGTAGAAGCGCTGGCTGGCCGGCAGGTCGCGCACGACGAGTTGCAGGTGGTCGAGAAGGCGGCCGCGGTGCAGTTCGTTGGTTTCCATGAATGGCTCCTGTGGTGACTTCGGACCATCCTAGCCAGCAGGCGGCGTGCCGTGGCGGGTGTCAGGGCCTGTCAGGGCGCTGCAAAAAACTGCTGACGGGCATGTCGAAACCGGGCGCCGTCGCCCGTCGTGCCAACAGAGGGTCGTCCTCTGATGAAAGGAAGACAAACCATGAACGCCACCACGACCAACACCGTGCGCCTGCACCGCGTGCTGCGCACCACGCCCGAGCGGCTGTACCGCGCCTTCGTCGATGCCGAAGCGCTTGCCAAGTGGCTGCCGCCCAATGGGTTCACCGGCAAGGTCCACGAGATGGACGCGCGGGTGAACGGCCGCTACACGATGTCGTTCACCAACTTCTCGTCGGGCCACACCCACGGCTTCACCACCACCTTCCTCGAGATGAAGCCGGGCGAGCGGCTGGCCTACGTGGCGGTGTTTGACGACCCTGGCCTGCCGGGCGAGATCAAGACCACGGTCACGCTGATGAAGGTGAGCTGCGGCACGGCGCTGCACATCACGCAGGAAGGCATTCCGAGCGTGATCCCGGTCGATGGCTGCATGCTGGGCTGGCAGGAATCGCTCGCGCAGCTCGCCCTCTTGGTCGAGCCCGAGATCCCGGGCTGAAGCAACCGCGCCGATTCAGGCGCTGCGGCACAAGGCCGCCACCACGTCCGACTGCGTGATGATGCCAACGAGCCGCTTGTCGTCGTCGATGATGGGGATGTGGTGGTGGCCGGTGTCGGCGAAGAGCGGCACCAGCTCGCTCAAGTGCCGGTCGGCGCTGGCCACGCGCACCTGGCGCACCATGATCTGGCCCACGGTCTCGGGCTTGTTGGCATAGGGCGTGGGCGAGGGTGTGAGGAAACTGCGCAGGCGCTCCACCCAGCCGTGGTGGAAGTCGAGGTCGGCGTGGCGCATGAAGTCGGCGAGCGTCACCACGCCCACCACGCGCCTGACCTTGTCGACCACGGGCAGGGCCTTGATGCGGCGCTCTCGCAGGAGCTTCCAGGCGTCTTGCAGCGAGTCGCCGAATTCCACCGTGACGAGATCGGTCGACATCACGTCGCGGCAGCGCAGCTCGCCGAGGCGGCGGCGGTAGGCCTCGAGTTCGGTCTGCGCGAGCAGCGCCTGCAGGTCGTCGCGGCTGATGTCGAGCACCTGGTTGTAGCGGCGCAGCACGGCGTCGAGGTCGGCTTCGCTGAAGACCGGCTTGGGCGCGCTCGGCACCGGCGTGGCCAGGCTCTGGCCGTGCGGGTAGCGTTTGCCGGTCGCGTTGTTGTAGGCGATGCCGGCCACCGCCAGGGCCAGCGAATGCGTGAAGACGGGGGTGAACGCAAAGGCCGGGTCGTGCACGTTCGACAGCACCACCAGCAGCGCGCTGGCACCGCCCGGCGGGTGCAGGCAGCGGGTGGCGAACATCGCGGCGATCGCCAGGGCCACGGCCAGCGCGGCAGTGCTGGGCGAGCTGCCCAGCAGCATCGTGACCGCGATGCCCACCAGCGCGGAGACCGTGTTGCCACCCACCACCGACCACGGCTGCGCCAGCGGGCTCGCCGGCAGGCCGAACACCAGCACCGCGCTCGCGCCCAGCGGCGCGATGAGCCACGGCAGGCCGGCCAGCGCGCCCACGCCGTGCGTGGCGGCGAGGCTCAGCAGGGCGGTGCACAGGATGCCGATGCCCGCGCCCGTGGCCACGCGCCAGCGTTCGCGCGCGTCGACCGGCAGGGCGGCGGGCCTCAGGTCGGAGAGGCGCTGGGCGATACGCGAACGAAGCGGCGAGGTGATGAGATCGGTGCTGGACATGGGGCTGGTCGACGCGCCAAACGGGGAAGGCACGCATTGTGGCCGGGTGCTAAGCTGGCCCGCATCCGTTCGCTGAGACCCCAGCTTCACCCTTGCGAGAGACCCCACCATGCCCGGACTGCTGCCCCACGTCGACCCCGAAGGCCTGCTCGAGTTTTCGGTCGTCTACACCGATCGCGCGCTCAACCACATGTCGAAGAAATTCCAGGGGGTGATGCGCGACATCTCGGCCACGCTGAAGGAGGCCTACAACGCCAAGGCCGCGATCGTGGTGCCCGGCAGCGGCACCTTCGGCATGGAAGCGGTGGCGCGCCAGTTCGCCACCAACCAGAAGGTGCTCGTGATCCGCAACGGGTGGTTCAGCTTCCGCTGGACGCAGATCTTCGAGATGGGGAACATCCCTTCGTCTGCCACCGTGCTCAAGGCCAAGCGCATCGGCGCCGCACCCGACGCGCCGTTTGCACCGGCCTCCATCGACGAAGTGGTGGCCGCCATCGAGCGCGAGAAGCCGGCCGCGGTGTTTGCCGCGCACGTGGAAACGGCGAGCGGCATGCTGCTGCCAGACGACTACCTGCGCGCCGTGGGCCAGGCCGTGACGGCCGCGGGCGGCCTCTTCGTGCTCGATTGCATCGCCTCGGGGGCGATGTGGGTCGACATGGTGAAGAACCACGTCGACGTGCTGATCAGCGCGCCGCAGAAGGGCTGGAGCGGCTCGCCTGGCTGCGCCTTCGTGATGCTCGGCGAGCGGGCCCGTGCCCGCATCGACCAGACCACCAGCACCAGCTTCGCCTGCGACCTGAAGAAGTGGCTCGCCATCATGGAAAGCTACGAAGGCGGCGCCTACAGCTACCACACGACGATGCCCACCGATGCTCTGACCCGCGTGCGCGACGTGATGCTCGAAACGAAAGCCTTCGGCTTCGAGAAGGCGCGTGCCGCGCAGCAGGAGCTGGGCAGCAAGGTGCGCGCGCTGCTCGCGAAAAACGGCTTCAAGAGCGTGGCTGCGCCCGGCTACGAGGCGCCGGGCGTGGTGGTGAGCTACACGAGCGACCCCGAGATCCAGTCGTCGAAGAAATTCCTCGCCGCGGGCCTGCAGACGGCGGCCGGCGTGCCGCTGCAGTGCGACGAGGGAGCCGACTTCAAGACCTGGCGCATCGGCCTCTTCGGGCTCGACAAGCTCGGCAACATCGACCGCACCGTCAGCCAGCTCGACGCTGCGTTGAAGCAGATTCGCTAGCAGCGCCCAGGGCCTGCGCGAGGTAGGGCGCGGTGCGGCTGCCGGCCGCCTGCGCCACCTCGGCGGGCCGGCCGCAGGCCACCTGCCGGCCGCCCTCTTGCCCCGCGCCGGGGCCCATGTCGATCACCCAGTCGCTCGCGGCGGCCACGCGCATGTCGTGCTCGACCACCACCACCGTGTTGCCGGCGTCGACCAGGCCGTTGAGCTGCGCCATCAGCCGGTCGACGTCTGATGCGTGCAGGCCGGTCGTGGGCTCGTCGAGCACGTAGAGCGTGTCGCCGCGCTGCGAGCGTTGCAGCTCGGTGGCGAGCTTGATGCGCTGGGCTTCGCCGCCCGACAGTTCGGTGGCCGGCTGGCCCAGGCGCAGGTAGCCGAGGCCGATGTCCTGCAGCAGCTGCAAGGGCCGGCGCAGCGGGGCTTCGTCGGCGAAGAAGGCCAGCGCCTCGCTCACCGTCATACCGAGGACTTGCGCGATGTTCTTCTCGCGCCACGTGACCGTGAGCGTCTGCTCGTTGTAGCGCGCGCCGTGGCAGGTGGGGCAGGGGGCATAGACGCTCGGCATGAAGAGCAGCTCGACGCTCACGAAGCCTTCGCCTTCGCAGGTGTCGCAGCGGCCCTTGGCCACGTTGAACGAAAAACGCCCGGCATCGAAGCGGCGCTTGCGGGCCGCGGGCGTGGCGGCGAAGAGCTTGCGCACGTGGTCAAAGAGGCCGGTGTAGGTGGCGAGGTTGGAGCGTGGCGTGCGGCCGATGGGTTTCTGGTCGACGCGCACCAGGCGGCGGATGGCCTCCATGCCCGAGCCGATGCGGCCGCGTGCAGTTTCGGTGATCTCGCCGGCGGCATCGTCGCCTTCGTCGTCGGCGGGTGGGGGCTCGTGGCCGAGCTGCGCTGACACGAGCTGCACCAGCGCCTGGCTCACGAGGCTCGACTTGCCCGAGCCCGACACGCCGGTGACGCAGGTGAAGGCGCCGAGGGGAAAGCGCGCGTCGAGGCCGCGCAGGTTGTGGCAGGTCACGCTTTCGAGCGTGAGCCAGCGTGTGACGGGGCGCTGTGGCGCAACGAGCCGCCGCGCGCCGAAGAGGTGCTTCGCGGTGTGGGACCCGGCCACCTCGCGCAGCCCCTCGGGCGGCCCGCTGTAGAGCACCTGCCCGCCGAGTTCACCCGCGTCGGGCCCCACGTCGACCAGCCAGTCGGCGCGGCGCATCAGCGACACGTCGTGCTCGACGACGAAGATCGAGTTGCCTCCGTCCTTCAGCCGCCCGAGCGCGCGCAGCAGCGCTTCGCCGTCGGCGGGGTGCAGGCCAGCCGAAGGTTCGTCGAGCACGTAGACCACGCCGAAGAGGTTGGAGCGGATCTGCGTGGCCAGGCGCACCCGCTGCAGCTCGCCGGGCGAAAGCGTGGGCGTGCTGCGGTCGAGCGAGAGGTAGCCCAGGCCCAGGTCGCACAGCGTGCTCACGCGTTCCAGCACGTCGTGCGCGATGCGCTGGGCGGCGATGCGTTTTTCTTCCGACTGGTGAGGGGTGAGGCGCACGTCGGGCGCGGCCGCATGCGCCGCGCCGCCCGCAGCCACGCGGCGCGCCGTGTGCTCGCGGGTGGCCGAGCGGCTCAGGGCGGGTGATGCGGTGGGGTCGATTTCGAAGCGGCCTTCTGCGGCGGGCCGCAACGCGTCGGCCAACTGCGTGAGCGGCATCTGCGCCAGCTCGCCGATGTCCAGGCCCGCAAAGGTGACGCCCAGCGCCTCGCGCTTGAGCCGCTTGCCCTGGCATTGCGCGCAGAGGCTGCCCACCATGTAGCGCGAGACACGCCTTTTCATCAGCGCGCTCTGCGTGGTGGCGAAGGTCTGCAGCACGTACTTGCGCGCACCGGTGAAGGTGCCGTGGTAGCTCGGCTCCTCCTTGCGGCGCAGCGCGGCGCGCGTCTCGGCCGGGGTGAAGCCGGCGTAGACGGGCACGGTGGGCTGCTCGTCGGTGAAGAGGATCCACTGGCGGTCTTTCTTCGGCAGATCGCGCCAGGGTGTGTCCACGTCGTAGCCCAGCGTGACGAGGATGTCGCGCAGGTTCTGCCCGTGCCACGCGGGCGGCCAGGCGGCCACCGCACGCTCGCGGATGGTGAGCGAGTCGTCGGGCACCATCGATTGTTCGGTCACCTCGTACACATGCCCGAGGCCGTGGCACACGGGGCAGGCGCCTTGCGGCGTGTTGGGCGAGAAGTCTTCGGCGAAGAGCATCGGCTGGCCGGGCGGGTAGGTGCCGGCGCGCGAATACAGCATGCGCAAGAGGCTGCCGATGGTGGTGACGCTCGCCACCGTCGAGCGCGTGCTGGGCGTGCCGCGCTGCTGCTGCAAGGCCACCGCTGGGGGCAGGCCGTCGATGGAGTCGACGTCGGGCACGCCCACCTGGTCGATGAGGCGGCGCGCATAGGGCGCGACCGATTCGAAGTAGCGCCGCTGCGCCTCGGCGTAGAGCGTGCCGAACGCGAGCGACGACTTGCCCGAGCCGGAGACGCCGCTGAAGACGACGAGCGCGTTGCGCGGCACGTCGAGGTCGACGTTCTTCAGGTTGTGCTCGCGCGCGCCGCGCACGCGCACGAAGCCGTCTTGTGGCGGCACTTGGACAGAGGTGTGGGCTGGGGTGAGCTTGGGCATGGCACGAGACTTCGGCAATTCACATGCCCATCGTCCGCCGTCGCTCCTGACGCGCTCCTGCCCTCGGCTCGCATACGATCGGCGCCCATGAGCAATGCCACACCGACCCGTGCCGCGCCGCGCGAGGGCTCCGACGCCGAACTCCACCCCTATGGCCGGCCCGCTGGCGGGTGGCGGCTCCAGCTCTTCCGAGTGATCTTCGAAGCGGACACGCCGGCGGGCAAGTTGTTCGACGAAGTGCTGATCGGCCTCATCCTCGCGAGCCTTGCGGTGGTGGTGCTCGACAGCATTGCGTCCATCCACGCGGCCTACGGGAGCGTCTTCACCGTGCTCGAGTGGAGCTTCACGCTGCTCTTCACGCTCGAGTACATCGCCCGGCTCGTGTGCGTGCAGCGGCCCATGCGCTATGCCCGCAGCGTGTTCGGTGTGATCGACCTGGTGGCGGTGCTGCCCACCTACCTCGCCATCCTCGTGCCGGGGCTTCATGCGCTGATCGACGTGCGGGTGCTGCGGCTCTTGCGCATCTTCCGCATCTTCAAGCTCAGCGCCTACATCGCCGAATACGGCGCGCTCGGGCGGGCGCTCTACGAGTCGCGCCGCAAGATCTTCGTCTTCCTGTCGTTCGTGATGATGGTGGTGCTCATCATGGGCACGCTGATGTACGTGGTGGAGGGGCCGGCACACGGCTTCCACAACATCCCGACCGGCGTGTATTGGGCCATCACCACGATGACGACGGTGGGCTTTGGCGACATCACACCCAAGACCGACCTCGGGCGCTTCATCGCGTCGATCATGATGCTGCTCGGCTGGGGCACGCTGGCCGTGCCCACCGGCATCGTGAGCGCTGAGTTCACCGCGCAGAAGCTGCGCCCGCGCACGCGCCATTGCATGGCCTGCGGCAGCGACGGGCACTCGATGTCGGACCGCTTCTGCCGCGACTGCGGTGCGGCGCTGCCGTCGGTGACGACGCCGAAGTGACGCTCAGGGCTTGAACATCAGGTCCAGCACGCGCTGGGCCCGCCGGGTGTTGACGCGGCGCGTGCCGATCAGGTTGGCGATCAGCTCGTTGGCCCCCGGGGCTTCGGTGTAGGCCATCTGCGCCTCGCCGTAGCGGCGCGCGTCGAGTCGCCCCTTGACCAGCGTGCGCACGGTGTCGTGCCGGTGGTCGGCGGTGATGGCCACCATCGTCTCGGCCAACGTGGCGGCCGGCCCTTCGATCAGGTGCGCGAAATGCCCGCCCGTGTAGAGCAACGAGCCGGTCAACTGGCGGCGTGCGTTGAGCTGGCGCGCGTTGGCCACGATGTCGTGCACCTGCTCGCGCGAGGCGAGCGAGCGGCTCACATAGAAGATCTGATACAGGTCGGGA
This window harbors:
- a CDS encoding urea carboxylase-associated family protein; amino-acid sequence: MTTPESLAIRATLYEETVPGGGHTSFILKRGQVLRLTDVQGGANVSLMLLNAHQPSERLNLPDTLKGQHTARLTAGHCLYSDMGRVLAAITADSCGWHDPFGGVLNADEVREKYGAGRYQELRNDFFRNGHDNLLVEMGKWNLDLQDLLMVVNLFSKVTVDDEGAFHFVPGHSKPGDHVELYAPMDTLVVLTALQHPMDPSPEYAPRPVQLTWGEAHSEGLSLACRRSRPENERAFHNTERFHL
- a CDS encoding urea carboxylase-associated family protein, producing the protein MTTSLTNSELRADDAVFRHVIPAGEPYLFEVKAGQTVRLLDLEGNQAVDTLFYSAANPRERYDAQRTMRRQNKAYLTTGTVLYSNLGNPLLTIVADTCGRHDTLGGACAQESNTVRYALGKRYMHSCRDNFLCACLRDGRMNKRDIAANINFFMNVPVTPEGGLTFEDGISAPGKYVELRAERDVIVLISNCPQLNNPCNGWNPTPAEVLVWN
- the uca gene encoding urea carboxylase; this translates as MFDKLLIANRGAIACRILRTLRTLGVQGVAVFSEADAASLHIAQADEALSLGDGPAAQTYLVVDKILAAARKSGATAIHPGYGFLSENAAFAEACEAAGIAFVGPTPEQLRVFGLKHTARAIAKEQGVPMLEGTGLLDDVGHALKAGEEVGYPVMLKSTAGGGGIGMRVCRDARELADAFDAVRHLGQSNFADAGVFIEKYIQRARHLEVQIFGDGQGGVLALGVRDCSVQRRNQKVLEETPAPNLPAGMAEALCAAAIQLGKAVSYRSAGTVEFVYDSEAERFYFLEVNTRLQVEHGVTEQVWGVDLVRWMVELAAGDLPPLAELAKGLAPRGHAIQARLYAEDPGRNFQPSPGLLTQVQFPAADGQALRIDTWVEAGCEIPPFFDPMIAKLITWAPSRDEARAALDAALGQTQLYGVETNRTYLRQILADAPFASGSPWTRCLEQLTYRADTVEVLAGGTQTTVQDHPGRLGYWAVGVPPSGPMDSRALRLANRLLGNAADAAGLEITMNGPTLRFNTAAVVALTGAAIAIELDGRPQPMDTSLAIPAGAVLRLGSIAGAGARSYLGLRGGIDVPDYLGSKSTFTLGQFGGHVGRALRAGDVLHLAALVDASAGTSLPPALGTSLGSVRELRVVYGPHGAPEYFTPAYIGTFFATEWEVHFNSSRTGVRLIGPKPEWVRDSGGEAGLHPSNIHDNPYAIGAVDFTGDMPVILGPDGPSLGGFVCPVTVIEADLWQLGQLKAGDKLRFVPVDIATARRLAQAREDEVASLTAVSVPWQPAPLASPIVLDLGTGDKRLVARLAGDTHLLLEIGDPELDLVLRFRAHALMRTLEAQALDGVIDLTPGIRSLQVHYAPDVLPLDRLLQTLAGLWDGVCASQDLQVPSRIVHLPLSWDDPACQLAIQKYMTTVRKDAPWCPSNLEFIRRINDLPDLDAVQRTVFDASYLVMGLGDVYLGAPVATPLDPRHRLVTTKYNPARTWTAENSVGIGGAYLCVYGMEGPGGYQFVGRTLQMWNRYRDTPAFDGKPWLLRFFDQIRFYPVSAEELLRIRRDFPLGRYPLRIEPTTLALADYQAFLAREAEGIAAFRAQQQAAFHAERERWIASGQAHFESEEAAVATGDEVPLKPGQCGVESFVAGNLWQLQVSVGQKVAAGDVLVILESMKMEISLQSPSAGTVREVRVQPGSPVRAGQYVVVIDEA
- a CDS encoding VOC family protein, which encodes METNELHRGRLLDHLQLVVRDLPASQRFYTAVLEVLGIPIGGTGDGFFWADELFVSTADSQAAQGHLTGRHHFAFQAKDRATVDAFHKAALASGGKDNGAPGERPYHPGYYAAFVIDPDGNNVEAVFHGPAKRSAESVKLTF
- a CDS encoding SRPBCC family protein, yielding MNATTTNTVRLHRVLRTTPERLYRAFVDAEALAKWLPPNGFTGKVHEMDARVNGRYTMSFTNFSSGHTHGFTTTFLEMKPGERLAYVAVFDDPGLPGEIKTTVTLMKVSCGTALHITQEGIPSVIPVDGCMLGWQESLAQLALLVEPEIPG
- a CDS encoding HPP family protein, translating into MSSTDLITSPLRSRIAQRLSDLRPAALPVDARERWRVATGAGIGILCTALLSLAATHGVGALAGLPWLIAPLGASAVLVFGLPASPLAQPWSVVGGNTVSALVGIAVTMLLGSSPSTAALAVALAIAAMFATRCLHPPGGASALLVVLSNVHDPAFAFTPVFTHSLALAVAGIAYNNATGKRYPHGQSLATPVPSAPKPVFSEADLDAVLRRYNQVLDISRDDLQALLAQTELEAYRRRLGELRCRDVMSTDLVTVEFGDSLQDAWKLLRERRIKALPVVDKVRRVVGVVTLADFMRHADLDFHHGWVERLRSFLTPSPTPYANKPETVGQIMVRQVRVASADRHLSELVPLFADTGHHHIPIIDDDKRLVGIITQSDVVAALCRSA
- a CDS encoding alanine--glyoxylate aminotransferase family protein; this encodes MPGLLPHVDPEGLLEFSVVYTDRALNHMSKKFQGVMRDISATLKEAYNAKAAIVVPGSGTFGMEAVARQFATNQKVLVIRNGWFSFRWTQIFEMGNIPSSATVLKAKRIGAAPDAPFAPASIDEVVAAIEREKPAAVFAAHVETASGMLLPDDYLRAVGQAVTAAGGLFVLDCIASGAMWVDMVKNHVDVLISAPQKGWSGSPGCAFVMLGERARARIDQTTSTSFACDLKKWLAIMESYEGGAYSYHTTMPTDALTRVRDVMLETKAFGFEKARAAQQELGSKVRALLAKNGFKSVAAPGYEAPGVVVSYTSDPEIQSSKKFLAAGLQTAAGVPLQCDEGADFKTWRIGLFGLDKLGNIDRTVSQLDAALKQIR